In Dysidea avara chromosome 3, odDysAvar1.4, whole genome shotgun sequence, a single window of DNA contains:
- the LOC136250119 gene encoding kelch-like protein 20 has product MSEQEIDTSDPGPSSQQATDTRDTFSRRVLSRINTLRHHRKLCDVTLRVYDSDGQATEIRTHRAVLAACSAYFLAMFTHEVKESQQDVVDIQGVKPDIMTALVDFTYTGEIDINVNNVQEILAATSLLQLTEVQELCCDFLREQLDASNCLGIRCFAEANGCPQLSSVIDKFARKNFVDVVQGSEFRDHSWEKIVLLIKSDELNVKEEEEVYEAVMKWVEYDVDERLQHLPKLLSHVRLSLLSIPYLMNSVDVNPHIKENVECRDLLDEAKRYHLLPNQRDDLNERMVPRYSTIGSLYAVGGKESSESITRSVECFNMLDCKWEQSREMVQRRQQLGAGVLEGKIYAVGGSDGSVRLNSVECYDPVHNSWSFVAPMNTCRSGVGVGVMGGAMYAAGGYDGRSCLKAVERFDLDKNIWSTVSQMNTRRSFPGVAVLSGKLYVFGGNDGSSFLNVVEVYDPHINRWSLLMPLTKPRAGIGVAALDQRIFVAGGNDGTSRLDSVEFYDPRTNKWANSAKMLSARDGVCLATLGTKILAVGGINGPSYLRSTEVYDVVADKWEVSADMNTCRAAAGVALL; this is encoded by the coding sequence ATGAGCGAGCAAGAGATAGACACATCCGACCCCGGGCCTTCTTCCCAACAAGCGACAGACACGAGGGACACTTTCAGCAGGCGGGTATTGTCGCGGATAAACACCCTCCGCCACCACCGAAAGTTGTGCGACGTTACACTGCGTGTGTACGACAGTGATGGACAAGCTACTGAAATACGGACACACCGCGCGGTCTTGGCCGCGTGTAGCGCCTATTTCCTCGCCATGTTCACTCATGAGGTGAAGGAGAGTCAACAGGATGTGGTGGATATACAGGGAGTAAAGCCAGACATTATGACAGCCCTGGTCGATTTCACATACACCGGGGAAATTGATATTAATGTTAACAATGTACAGGAAATATTGGCAGCTACTTCACTGCTGCAGTTAACTGAAGTGCAGGAGTTGTGTTGTGATTTCTTGAGAGAACAGTTAGATGCTTCAAACTGCCTGGGAATACGTTGTTTTGCTGAGGCTAATGGTTGCCCACAGCTCTCCAGTGTGATAGACAAATTTGCCCGTAAGAACTTTGTTGATGTCGTGCAGGGTTCAGAATTTCGTGACCACTCTTGGGAAAAAATTGTGTTGCTGATAAAAAGTGATGAATTAAATGTGAAGGAGGAAGAGGAGGTTTATGAGGCTGTCATGAAGTGGGTGGAGTACGACGTGGATGAGAGACTACAACATCTTCCCAAGTTGTTGAGTCATGTCCGACTCTCTCTTTTGTCCATTCCTTACCTGATGAACTCAGTTGATGTCAACCCTCACATCAAGGAGAACGTAGAATGTAGAGATCTCCTTGACGAGGCGAAGCGTTATCATTTACTGCCAAACCAGAGGGATGATTTGAATGAAAGGATGGTACCTCGATACTCCACCATTGGTTCCTTGTATGCCGTGGGGGGTAAAGAGTCCTCAGAGAGTATCACTCGTTCTGTTGAGTGTTTCAACATGTTGGATTGTAAGTGGGAACAGTCTCGTGAGATGGTACAGCGGAGACAGCAACTAGGAGCTGGTGTATTGGAAGGAAAGATATATGCAGTTGGTGGTTCAGATGGATCAGTCAGACTAAACAGCGTTGAATGTTATGATCCAGTGCACAACAGTTGGTCATTTGTTGCACCTATGAACACTTGTCGGTCAGGTGTAGGTGTCGGTGTGATGGGTGGGGCTATGTATGCTGCAGGAGGGTATGATGGCCGGTCATGTCTCAAGGCAGTTGAACGGTTTGATCTGGACAAGAACATTTGGAGTACAGTATCCCAGATGAATACCAGAAGAAGTTTCCCTGGAGTTGCTGTACTCAGCGGCAAACTGTATGTTTTTGGTGGAAATGATGGGTCATCTTTTCTCAATGTTGTAGAAGTGTATGACCCTCACATCAACCGCTGGAGCCTGTTGATGCCCCTCACCAAACCAAGGGCTGGAATTGGTGTGGCTGCACTAGATCAGAGAATTTTTGTTGCTGGAGGAAATGATGGTACATCTCGTCTGGACTCCGTCGAGTTTTATGACCCTCGGACGAACAAGTGGGCTAACAGTGCCAAGATGTTATCAGCAAGAGATGGGGTGTGCCTAGCTACTCTGGGGACAAAGATACTAGCTGTGGGTGGTATTAATGGACCTTCATATCTTCGCTCTACTGAAGTGTATGATGTAGTGGCTGACAAATGGGAGGTGTCTGCTGACATGAACACTTGCCGCGCCGCAGCGGGTGTGGCGCTattgtaa